A single Salvelinus namaycush isolate Seneca unplaced genomic scaffold, SaNama_1.0 Scaffold3104, whole genome shotgun sequence DNA region contains:
- the LOC120039932 gene encoding probable E3 ubiquitin-protein ligase makorin-1, whose translation MAAAASTRPHDAMACTSEVIPAERQNTEYNTLSVEAAAGPTVATQRSSDMVCGVCFEAVLEKDNPRERRFGILPNCSHCYCLECIRTWRTVKCHDIKTVKLCPECRTRSHFFIPSDHWIEDEEDKLKLIQTYKDFLASKPCRFYDRGPGTCHFGSKCFYKHHWQEGVQDGVQDGVQDGVQDGVQAHSFQPQTIHPMWTMVWTENGYTWRMSSETEQQDTGYHFYLNQMLLMLMADDN comes from the coding sequence ATGGCAGCAGCAGCATCCACGAGACCACATGATGCGATGGCCTGTACGAGTGAGGTGATACCGgcggagagacagaacacagagtacAATACTTTAAGTGTCGAGGCTGCCGCTGGTCCCACCGTTGCCACCCAGCGCAGTAGCGacatggtgtgtggtgtgtgttttgaGGCGGTGCTTGAAAAGGACAATCCGAGGGAGCGCCGATTCGGAATTCTGCCCAACTGTAGCCACTGTTATTGCCTGGAGTGTATCCGCACGTGGAGAACGGTGAAATGTCACGATATCAAAACCGTTAAATTGTGCCCGGAGTGCCGAACTAGATCGCACTTCTTCATCCCGAGTGATCACTGGATCGAAGATGAAGAGGACAAGCTGAAACTGATACAGACGTACAAAGATTTCCTTGCGAGTAAACCGTGTCGATTTTATGATCGAGGTCCTGGTACTTGCCACTTCGGCTCAAAGTGCTTCTACAAACACCACTGGCAGGAGGGAGTCCAGGATGGAGTCCAGGATGGAGTCCAGGATGGAGTCCAGGATGGAGTCCAGGCCCACAGTTTCCAGCCCCAGACTATACATCCCATGTGGACGATGGTGTGGACCGAGAACGGTTACACCTGGCGAATGTCATCTGAgacagaacaacaggacaccgGGTACCATTTTTACCTGAATCAAATGTTGCTCATGTTGATGGCTGATGACAATTGA